One region of Eretmochelys imbricata isolate rEreImb1 chromosome 2, rEreImb1.hap1, whole genome shotgun sequence genomic DNA includes:
- the ELP6 gene encoding elongator complex protein 6 isoform X2 encodes MAASWCITSSPFISKGVSLTAAKERGQLVFLEGLKSCFDILFGEEQRVGQPNPLQFISEDGSNLKTMYEFVRTSLMASGSDSWKCPVLLVDDLSVLLSLGVRPVDVLDFIHYCRVAVCSQLQGNIVVLVHSSDDSEDEENELVVNSLCHQSNLILWAEGLATGFCKDVHGQLKIIQKGSSELKAERNLFRIYQYKIQDKNVTFFARGMSVAVL; translated from the exons ggaGTCAGTCTGACCGCAGCAAAAGAGCGGGGACAGCTTGTGTTCTTGGAAGGCCTGAAATCCTGCTTTGACATCTTGTTTGGTGAGGAGCAGCGTGTGGGGCAGCCCAATCCCCTTCAGTTTATAAG CGAAGATGGCTCCAACCTGAAAACCATGTATGAGTTTGTCCGGACATCCCTGATGGCCTCTGGTAGCGATTCCTGGAAATGCCCCGTGTTGCTGGTGGATGATCTCAGCGTCCTGCTCAGCCTGGGTGTGAGGCCGGTTGATGTTTTGGATTTCATCCATTACTGCAGAGTTGCAGTGTGTTCCCAGTTACAG GGGAACATAGTGGTGCTAGTGCACAGCAGTGATGATTCAGAAGATGAGGAGAATGAACTGGTCGTGAATTCCCTCTGTCACCAGAGCAACTTGATCCTTTGGGCAGAGGGGCTGGCTACTGGCTTCTGTAAAGATGTTCATGGACAG TTAAAGATCATTCAGAAGGGGTCATCCGAGCTGAAAGCAGAGAGGAATCTCTTCCGAATCTACCAGTATAAAATTCAGGACAAGAATGTCACATTTTTTGCCAGGGGAATGTCAGTAGCTGTGTTGTGA